A stretch of the Sphingomonas sp. CL5.1 genome encodes the following:
- a CDS encoding AraC family transcriptional regulator, producing the protein MIRTPRRRLHNLMGEMSTPASARPRHAALVARCLCLEPRDDERPRRPTAGLSPWQQRAAKKLLCDHLSDPLDVGTIAELLGVSRSHFIDAFANSTGKTPYQWLILLRVERARELLLSSELPLAEIALACGFYDQSHFNRTFVRTIGTSPGRWRRRAIGYRQP; encoded by the coding sequence ATGATCCGCACGCCACGGCGGCGCCTGCACAATCTGATGGGCGAAATGTCAACGCCCGCGTCCGCCCGTCCGCGGCACGCCGCGTTGGTGGCGCGCTGCCTCTGCCTTGAGCCGCGCGACGATGAACGACCGCGGCGACCAACCGCGGGACTTTCTCCGTGGCAGCAGCGAGCGGCCAAGAAGCTTCTCTGCGATCACCTTTCGGACCCTCTCGATGTCGGTACGATCGCCGAACTGCTAGGGGTCTCGCGCAGTCACTTTATCGATGCCTTTGCCAATTCCACCGGAAAGACGCCCTATCAGTGGCTCATCCTCCTGCGTGTCGAACGAGCGCGGGAACTCCTTCTGTCGAGCGAATTGCCGCTGGCCGAGATCGCGCTCGCATGCGGCTTCTACGATCAGAGTCACTTCAACCGGACCTTCGTTCGCACAATTGGCACGTCGCCCGGACGCTGGCGTCGTCGCGCGATCGGCTATCGTCAGCCGTGA
- a CDS encoding nucleotidyl transferase AbiEii/AbiGii toxin family protein has product MIDIIQEKLRRYEAANALEEENAVKEILQEIALYALWRGDFFDVALFQGGTSLRTLHGLPRFSEDLDFLLRTPDLAFEWTPYLKTLTAVFGQFGLKLDALPRVRMDTAIRQALIKNDSIANQLDLSFAGAGKPKTIRIKLEIDVNPPAGSGAASTYLDFPADHEIRHQDLPSNFALKIHALLCRGFLKGRDWFDFSWYVAKGVAPNLPLLRTALIQAGPWAGAEYLAVDTAWLNEALGSTIAKIDWEAAANDVRRFLRPAELKSLDLWSRRFFLAKLDKLPLPPLHG; this is encoded by the coding sequence GTGATCGACATCATCCAGGAAAAACTGCGCCGGTACGAGGCCGCCAACGCGCTCGAAGAAGAGAACGCCGTCAAGGAGATCCTTCAGGAAATCGCGCTCTACGCCCTCTGGCGCGGGGACTTCTTCGACGTCGCGCTCTTTCAGGGCGGCACCTCCCTGCGCACCCTCCATGGGCTGCCGCGCTTCTCGGAAGATCTCGATTTCCTGCTGCGAACCCCTGACCTCGCCTTCGAATGGACGCCCTATCTCAAGACGCTGACCGCGGTATTCGGCCAGTTTGGGCTGAAGCTCGACGCACTGCCCAGGGTGAGGATGGATACGGCAATCCGCCAGGCGCTGATCAAGAACGATTCCATCGCGAACCAGCTCGATTTGTCGTTTGCCGGCGCCGGCAAACCGAAGACGATCCGGATCAAGCTCGAGATCGACGTCAATCCCCCCGCGGGTTCTGGTGCGGCATCGACCTATCTCGATTTCCCGGCGGACCACGAGATTCGGCACCAGGATCTGCCGTCCAATTTCGCGCTCAAGATTCATGCCCTGCTATGCCGGGGTTTTCTTAAGGGAAGAGACTGGTTCGATTTCTCCTGGTATGTCGCCAAAGGGGTTGCGCCCAACCTGCCGCTGCTGCGCACCGCCCTCATCCAGGCTGGTCCGTGGGCGGGCGCGGAATATCTCGCCGTCGATACGGCATGGCTGAATGAGGCGCTGGGAAGCACGATCGCGAAAATCGACTGGGAAGCTGCCGCCAACGACGTGCGGCGTTTCCTGCGCCCCGCAGAACTCAAATCACTCGATTTGTGGAGCCGGCGGTTCTTCCTCGCGAAACTGGACAAACTGCCACTGCCACCTCTTCACGGCTGA